Part of the Candidatus Acidiferrales bacterium genome is shown below.
CTTCACGGACTCTGGAAACACCAGTTTCAATTTTTCAGAAATTGCCGGCAACGCTGCCGCCACTGCCGCTTCGAATATTTACCATCCGTCGGAAGACCGCACTCTCTCCCGCAATCTCGGCACTTGGGGCATGTTAATCATGTGGGACGGCGCTTCCAACGAGATGAAGGAATTCTGGCCCGACATCCGCCGCAAGCTCTTCCACAAGAACACACCTTAGCCCTGCGTGGCGCTCCTCGCTTCTTCGCAAGAAGCTCCGCGCTTCCATCTTCCACTTTTCTGAAAATTACTTTTTTATCGGATTTGCAGGCGGCTGTCCCTGGCTTGCTGGCGGCACGATTCCATTCATTCGCAAATATTCCACCATCTGCCCGTAATGATCGAGCGAATGTGCGCATGCAAAGCTCGCCACCGCCAGCCGCGTATTGAAATACGGCAGCGGCAGAGGCGGATTTTTGATGGGAGTCACCGCATTTCCCGCCGTCAGCGACGCCATCGCTTTGTGCCCTAGCGCGAACGAATCCTTCAGATATTTCACGATCTGTTCTTTCGTCTGGATGTCATCCGGCCCGTTCGCCGCTCCCGCCAGAGTCACGCCCGCCGGTGGCGGCTGCCGCAGGACCGCGCTGAAAAATATGAAGTTCACCGTCGCCACATGCTTCACTTCCAGCGCGAACGTTCGCACTCCCGTGTAATTGCCGCTTGTCGGTGCGAAATCGTACTTGTCCGCTGGCATCGCTTCCGCTGCCGGCACAAATTGTGTCTCCACCACCCGCAGTTCCATTTCCATCACGCGCGCAATCGTCGCCGGTGGCATCGGTTTTTGCGGTTTTGCCTGTTGCGCCGCTGCGCCCGCCGCCATCAATCCCAGTGCTATCGCCAATCCCGCTATTTTTTTCATTTTCGCTCCTTAAATTTCCATCGTGGGTCTCTTTGAATTTTCTTGCTCCTAATACTAAGGACTCACAATTCGAATGGAACCACCACTCTAGTTTTCGTTACTTCGCAGACTTCGCCCCGATCCATCCCGCAAAGACCATCGCCCTCGATCATTCGTATCGCAAATTTACTTTGCTCCCGGATTCGCCGGCGGCTGCCCCTGGCTTGCTGGCGGCACGATTCCATTCATCCGCAAATACTCCACGATCTGCCCATAATGGTCAAACGTATGTGTGCAGCCGAAGCTCGCCAGCGCCAGCCGCGTTGTTAAAAACGAAACCGCCGTCTTTGGTAGCGGCGTCACCGCGTTCTGCGCCGTAATCGTCGCAATCGCCTTATGCCCATAGGCAAACGAATCCTTCAAATACTTCACAATCTGCTCTTTCGTCTGAAGTTCCTCCGGCCCATTGGATCCTTTCTCCCCGGACGCGTCCGGCGGCATCGGTTCCTGCAAAAGCGTGCTGAAATACATGAAATTCGCCGTCGCCACGTGCTTCACTTCCTGCGCGAACGTCCTCACGCCCTTGAATTCGCCTGGTCCCGTCGGCGCGAAATCATACTTGTCCGCCGGCATCGCTTCTGCTGCGGCCACAAAGGACTGTTCCACATATCCGAATTGTGCCTGCATCACCGACGCAATCGTCGGCGCCGCCTTCATCGGCTGCTTCGCCTGTTGTCCGAATGCGCTTGCCGCCAGCAGTCCCAGCGCCATTCCGATTCCCGTCAATTTTTTCATTTTCCGCTCCTGAAATGTTCGTTTCCATGAACCGTTGCACGCGTCCTTATTCCTGTGCCCCTCCGCATGTCTCTCTTTCTGCGGATTCATTTTTTGTCTCTTCCTTTGCGCCAATCGCTTATCACGCACGCATCAATGCGAGTCAAGAAAATTCCGCTCCTCGCGCCTCGTTAAAAAACCTACCAATTCGCGTTTGCAACTTCCTTCCACGCGGCGTATGGTTTTTGCGGGAGGCATCTCAAATCATGCAAAGCATTCTTGCCCATCGGCCCTGGCAGTTTTTCTTCATCTCCGTTTTTTTCCTTTTCGACGTCTTTGCGTTTTGCGCTCCTCCACCGAGTCCCCAGTCATCGCAAGCTTCCAAGGCTCCTCAGACCGCTCAAACCGCGCAAACTTCTCCAGCCGTCACCATCCCCAAAGTCGATGGCGGCGCCGGTTCCTGCAAAGCCAGCTTCACCGTCCGCGACGGCTCGAACAAGCCCATTTACAACGCGCAAATTCTGGTCGAGCTTCGCTACGGCTTCATGAATCTGCGCAAGACCGATCTCCAGGTCGGCACCAATAGCGACGGCAAGGCTCTGATCACCGGCCTGCCCGATTTTCCAAAAAAACCGCTCGCCTTCACCATCAAGAGCGGCACTGTATCCAAGACGGTCACTGACGACCCAGCGGTGAATTGCAATCAGAATTTCGACGTCGTCCTCACCGTCCACTAACTCTTTGTCATTCCGAACTTGCCCGCCGTGGCGAGCTCTCAGCCTGTGTGCCGGTGGCCTTCGTAGGGGCAGGGCTTGCCCTGCCCGCGCGACGCTCCGCGTCGCGTTCGCCGGGTGGGTATGCGCCGTAGCGGGCGCAGCCGGAACGTGCCTGCCGCCGGTAGGGAATCCGCAGTTAAGTTGTCATTCCGAACCCAGTCGCCCGCCTTCCGGGCGAATGACAGTGAAGAATCTGTTTTTCACTCTGTGGCACAGGCTCGCCCGCTGTGGCGGACTCTCAACCCGTGTCCCGTTGCCTTCGCACGGGCTTGCCCGCCGCAGCCATAGAGTTTTTTTACGATGTCATTCCGAGGCGTTCCGGCGGATCTGGCCGGAACGTCCGAGGAATCTGCTGTTGTCTCTTTG
Proteins encoded:
- a CDS encoding DinB family protein codes for the protein MKKIAGLAIALGLMAAGAAAQQAKPQKPMPPATIARVMEMELRVVETQFVPAAEAMPADKYDFAPTSGNYTGVRTFALEVKHVATVNFIFFSAVLRQPPPAGVTLAGAANGPDDIQTKEQIVKYLKDSFALGHKAMASLTAGNAVTPIKNPPLPLPYFNTRLAVASFACAHSLDHYGQMVEYLRMNGIVPPASQGQPPANPIKK
- a CDS encoding DinB family protein, with product MKKLTGIGMALGLLAASAFGQQAKQPMKAAPTIASVMQAQFGYVEQSFVAAAEAMPADKYDFAPTGPGEFKGVRTFAQEVKHVATANFMYFSTLLQEPMPPDASGEKGSNGPEELQTKEQIVKYLKDSFAYGHKAIATITAQNAVTPLPKTAVSFLTTRLALASFGCTHTFDHYGQIVEYLRMNGIVPPASQGQPPANPGAK